Within Sinorhizobium sp. RAC02, the genomic segment ATTCGCCGATCCACGACCGCATCAAGGCGCTGGGTGCGCAGTTCAAGCCCTATAACGGCTGGGAGCGCGCCAACTGGTATGCCCAGCCCGGCGATGACACGTCCGAAGAATCGACCCAGACCTGGAACCGCGAAGGCCCCTGGCGGCCGCGCATCGAGGAAGAATGCCGCGCTGTCACCGAGGCCGCCGGCATTCTCGACCTGCCGGGTTTCTCGCGCTTCCGCGTGAAGGGCGAAGGGGCGACGGCGTGGCTTTCGTCGCTCATCACAGGCAAGGTGCCGAAGCCCGGCCGCATCGGTCTCGCCTATTTCTCCGATGACAAGGGCCGTATCGTCACGGAAATGTCGGTCATGATGCTGGACGAGGACTTTTTCTTCCTGATCACAGCGGCAACCGCCCAGTGGCATGATTTTGAATGGCTGCAAAAGCATGCGCCCAAGGATGCCGCCTTTACCATCGACGACGTCACGGAAAACTTCTCCTGCCAGATCCTCTCCGGCCCGAATTCCCGCGCGATCCTCGCCGAAGTGACGGATGCGGACCTCCAGAAGGGCTGGCTGACGCACCAGAGCTGCCAGATCGCCGGCCGTTGGTGTCAGCTTGTACGGGTCTCCTTCGCCGGCGAACTTGGTTGGGAAATCCATACGAAGGTCGAGGACACTGCGGCGATCTTCGATGCCGTCTGGGACGCGGGCCAGAAGCATGGCCTCAAGCCCTTCGGCATGGAGGCGCTCGACAGCCTGCGCATTGAAAAGGGCTACCGCGCCTGGAAGGGCGACCTTTCGACGGATTATACGATCCTGCAAGGAGGGCTCGATCGCTTCGTCGATTGGGGCAAGCCCGATTTCAAGGGCAAGGCGGCGCTGGAGCGCGAGAAGCAGCAGGGCGTCACCAAGCGCTTCGTGACGCTGACGGTGGAGGCCGGCGACTGCGACGCGCCCTACATGTCGACGCTCTGGCACAACGGAAAGGTCGTCGGCGAGACGACCTCCGGCAACTGGGGCTACCGCACCGGCAAATCCATCGCGCTCGGCATGCTGAAGGCGGACCTTACCGTGCCCGGCACGGAAATCGAGGTGGAAATCTACGGCGACCGTTTCAAGGCGACCGTCCAGCCTGACGGCCCGCTCTTCGACCCCAACAATGAAAGACTGCGTGCATGAGCAAGCCCATTCCCTCCAAGGCGAGAGCCGTCATCATCGGCGGCGGCGTGTCCGGCTGTTCGGTCGCCTACCACCTCGCCAAGCTCGGCTGGACGGATGTGGTGCTCCTGGAGCGCAAGCAGCTCACATCAGGCACCACCTGGCATGCGGCGGGCCTGATCGGCCAGCTGCGCGCCTCGCAGAACATGACGCGCCTCGCGAAGTATTCCGCCGACCTCTACACTAAGCTCGAAGCCGAGACCGGTATCGGCACCGGCATGCGCCAGTGCGGCTCGATGACCGTGGCGCTGACCGAAGAGCGCAAGGAGGAAATCTACCGCCAGGCCTCGCTCGCCCGCGCCTTCGACATCGACGTGCGCGAAATCACCGTTGACGAGGTGAAGGCGATGTATCCGCACCTCAACACGGCGGATGTGAAGGCCGCCGTGCATCTGCCGCTCGACGGGCAATGCGACCCGGCGAACATCGCGATGGCCTTGGCAAAGGGCGCGCGGCAGAACGGTGCGACCGTCATCGAGAACGTCAAGGTCACCTCCGTCGTCACCAAGGACGGTCGCGTGACGGGCGTCACCTGCGAGCAGAACGGCGAAACGTTTACGATCGAGACCGACAACGTCGTCAACGCCGCCGGCATGTGGGGGCGTACGCTGGCCGACATGTCGGGCGTGACGCTGCCGCTGCATGCTTGCGAGCATTTCTACATCGTCACTGAGCCGATCCCGAACCTGCAACGGCTACCGGTTCTGCGTGTGCCGGACGAGTGCACCTATTACAAGGAGGATGCCGGCAAGATGCTGATCGGCGCCTTCGAGCTGAAGGCCAAGCCCTGGGGCATGGACGGCATCAGCGAGGATTTCTGCTTCGATCAGCTGCCGGAAGATTTCGATCACTTCCAGCCGATCCTTGAAAACGCCATCAACCGCATGCCGATGCTGGAAACTGCCGGCATCCACACCTTCTTCAACGGCCCGGAGAGCTTTACGCCGGACGATCGCTACTATCTCGGCGAGGCACCGGAACTGAAGGGTTATTGGGTCGCCGCCGGCTACAATTCCATCGGCATCGTCTCCTCCGGCGGCGCTGGCATGGCGCTGGCGCAATGGATGAACGACGGTGAGGCGCCGTTCGATCTCTGGGAGGTCGATATCCGCCGTGCCCAGCCGTTCCAGAAGAACCGCGCCTATCTCAAGGACCGCGTGTCGGAAACACTTGGCCTGCTCTACGCCGACCATTTCCCCTATCGCCAGATGGCGACGGCCCGCGGCGTGCGCCGCTCGCCGCTGCATGAGCACCTGAAGGCGCGTGGCGCGGTGTTTGGCGAAGTGGCGGGCTGGGAGCGCGCCAACTGGTTCGCCAACGAGGGACAGGAGCGGGAATACCGTTACAGCTGGAAGCGGCAGAACTGGTTCGAGAACCAGAAGCAGGAACACCTTGCCGTCCGCAATGGCGTCGGCCTGTTCGACATGACCTCCTTCGGCAAGATCCGCGTTGAGGGTCGCGATGCGCTCGCCTTCCTGCAACGCCTCTGCGCCAACCAGATGGACGTCGCCCCCGGCCGCATCGTCTATACCCAGATGCTGAACAACCACGGCGGCATCGAGAGCGACCTGACGGTGACGCGCCTTTCGGAAACCGCCTTCTTCCTCGTGGTGCCGGGCGCGACGTTGCAGCGCGACCTTGCCTGGCTGCGTAAGCATCTGAAGGACGAGTTCGTCGTCATCACCGATGTCACGGCGGCCGAAAGCGTGCTCTGCGTCATGGGTCCGAAAGCACGCGACCTCATGCAGAAGGTGAGCCCGAACGATTTTTCCAATGCGGCGCATCCTTTCGCGTCAGCGCGGCAGATCGAGATCGGCATGGGCCTCGCCCGCGCCCACCGCGTCACCTATGTCGGTGAACTCGGCTGGGAACTCTATGTCTCCACCGACCAGACGGCGCATGTCTTCGAGGCACTGGAGGAAGCCGGCGCCGATGTCGGCCTGAAACTCTGCGGCCTGCACACGCTGGATAGCTGCCGCATCGAAAAGGCCTTCCGCCATTTCGGCCATGATATTACCGACGAGGACCATGTGCTCGAAGCCGGTCTCGGCTTTGCGGTGCGTACCAAGAAGGGCGATTTCATCGGTCGTGATGCGGTGCTGCGCAAAGAAGAAGAGGGGCTGAAGCGCCGTATGGTGCAGTTCAAGCTTGCCGATCCAGAACCGCTGCTCTTCCACAACGAGGCTTTGGTGCGCGACGGAAAAATCGTCTCGACCATCACATCGGGCAACTACGGCCACCATCTCGGCGGCGCCATCGGCTTGGGCTACGTGCCGTGCGAGGGCCAGAGCGAGGCGGATGTGCTGGCCTCAAGCTACGAGGTCGAGATTGCCGGCGTGCGGGTGAAGGCGGAAGCCTCGCTGGCGCCGATGTATGACCCCAAGTCGGAAAGGGTACGCGCATGACCACGCTTGCCGAACGCCACCAGCGTTTTCACGACCTCCATCAGTCGGGTTGCTTCGTCATCCCGAACCCCTGGGATATCGGCTCCGCCCGCATGATGGCGGCGTCAGGGGCCGTGGCGCTCGCCACCACCTCCGCCGGTTTCGCCTTCACGCTCGGCCGGCCAGACATGGGCCGGGTGACACGCGACGAATCCTTGAAGCATGCGGAAGATCTCGTGCGCGCGACACCGCTCCCCGTCTCCGGCGATTTCGAGAACGGTTTTGCCGATGCGCCGGAGGATGTTGCCGAGACCATCCGGCTTGCCGCAGACGTCGGCCTTTCCGGCTGCTCGATCGAAGACACGCAGATGGTCGACGGCAATCCTGCCTATGGCTTCGATCTGGCCGTCGACCGCATCCGCGCTGCCGCCGATGCGGCCCGATCACTCGGCCGGCCCTTCATTCTCTGCGCGCGCGCCGACGGCGTGATGAACGGCGTCTACGATCTTGACGAGGCTATCCGGCGCATCCAGGCCTTCGAGAAGGCGGGCGCCGACCTGCTCTATGTGCCGGTGCCGCCGGGTGCCGAGGAACTGAAGCGCGTGGTGCAATCGGTCGCAAAGCCGGTCAATGCACTCGCCGCCGGGCCGTTGCGCCAGCTGACCGTGCCGCAACTGGCTGCCATGGGCGTGCGCCGCATCTCGCTCGGTTCGATGATCGCCCGCGTCACCCATGCGGCCATCGCCGAGCAGATGGAAGCCATCGTGAAGGATGGCAGTTTCGCAAAATTGTCCGCCGCTGCGTCGGGTGACCGGATCAACCAGATGCTTGTCACCGGCGCGGGGGAGACGGACGATATGTGACCAGGCAGTTTCGTTGTCAGGCAATGCGGGAGAAGTTCAAGATCTACTTCCGAGCCGTTTGATAGTGATTCACGAGACGTCTCTATCTAATTGTTAAGGCGGGAATTTTCGGATCCGTGTCAGCCGCCGCGACGGTCGAAATGGGTGCGCAGCGAGACGTGCGTCTGCACGGTCGCAATCCCCGGCGTCGTTGCGATCTGCCGGCGAACGGTGTCGAGTTCGGCGTTTGACGTGCATTCAACGAGCAGCATCAGGTCCGTCTGGCCAGCGAGTGACCAGCATGTCACAACATTCGGAATGCCGGTGAGATGCGGCACGATATGGTCGCAGTTGCGGCCCTGCTGGAAACCGATGGCGATCAACGCTTCCACGCCCGGCCGCTCCTTGTCGATACCGAGCCGCACCGTGTAGCCGGCGATCACGCCCTTCGCTTCCAGCCGCCGGATTCGCTCGTGCACGGCGCTGCGGGAGAGCCCGGTATGGCGCGCAAGTTCCACAAGGCTTTTTCGTGCATCGGCGCGAAGGGCCGCCAGCAGCAGTTTGTCTTTCTCGTCCAGTTCGTTCATCCGGAATTTTCCCCACTCGACCGGATGATTGTCCGGCAACCTGTCACCTTGCTGCGCGAAACCGGACAGAAAAGCAACTAGTCGTCGGTCATCGTTTCAAGGAGAGACCGATGCCCACCATACCGGAAAATGCCGTCCTGATCCCGATCGACATGCAGCGTGCCTTCGATGCCGCGCCCTGGCCGCGGCGCTGGAACGACCGACTGGATGAAAACGGCCTTGCCTTGCTTGCCGCCTGGCGGGACGCGAGGCGCCCGATCATCCATGTCCGCCATGACAGTGTCGAGCCGGGCTCGACGCTTCGGCCGGAGGCGCCGGGCAATGCGCTGCGACCCGGTTTTGCGCCGCAGGCCGGCGAACCGCTGGTGACGAAGAGTGTCAACGCCGCCTTCATCGGCACGGATCTCGATCTGCGCCTGCGCCGCCTCGGCGCGGACACGGTGGTGCTGTTCGGCATTTCGACGGATATGTGTGTGTCGACCAGCGTGCGCGTCGGCGCCAATATGGGCTACCGCGTCATCCTGGTTGAAGATGCCTGCGACTGCTTCGACCTGCCGGACGGCGAGGGCGGCACGATCCCGGCAAGGGATGTCCACCGCGCGCATGTCGCGACGCTCCGGCACGAATTCGCCACCGTGTTGCGGACGGCGGACCTTATCGCGGCCGTCTAGCGGACGACCGCGCGCACATCGCGGGCGCCGAAATCCCATTCGGGCGCCGTGACGGGGTTGAGGTCGCTGCCGGGGAAGACGGCGAAGGTGGTGAAGGGCTGGCTTTGGCCCGGCAGCACGCGCAGCACGATCAGCGCGCTGTCGCGGCCGACCTCCCGGCAGGTGCCGTTCGGGCAATCGGAAAGCACGACGTCGAGCCGGAAGGACTGCATGGGCGACGTGCCCTTGTTGGTGATGTTGCCGGTCACGCGAAAACTCGTCTTCGTCTGGCCGGCGGCCGCCTGCATGTCCGAAAGTTCGACCGTGTCTTCCGTGAGGACCGGCACCGTGGCGTTCGGCGTCACGGGCTCGCCGGACGGCGCGCGTTCATCGACGAACCAGATGAGAAGGGCGCTCGCCAGGCCAAGGGCCACCACGATGGTGAGGGCCGGCTCGACCCAGCTTTGAAAACGCCGGAAACGCAATGCGAGATACAGAATAGCCGCCGCCGCGACTGCAAATGCCCAGATCATTCAGGTCCTCCTGAATATGCTATAGCGTGCGCAGCGGGTGGCCGGAAGGTCAGATGCTTCACTTTGACTTGAGACTGATCCAGTAGGCGCCGTCGAAGGGCACGGCGGCGAAACGTTCGTTGATTTCCTTCAGTGTCTGGTCGGGATCGATATCGGCAAAGATATCCGGGCGCAGCCAATGCGCGAAGGCTTCCGCGGCAAGGATGTTGAGCGGCACGGCATTGAAGAAGTTCCAGAGGCCGTAGACGCGCTGTTCCTTCACAGCCTTGAGGTTCGCCAGGAACGGGCTTGCGACGGCGCGGGCGAGTGTCTCGCGTGCTTCGTTCGGATCGACGCCGGGGCCGATCGAAAACGAGCTGTAGGTGCCGCCCGGCGAGGCGGTGGCGATATAGGCGTCCGGATCGGCCGCGACGATGAACTCCGCGCTGACGATGCCACCCTGCGCCGGCAGGCTTTCAGCAATGTTGCGGCTGCCGGTGATGGCGATGAAGGCGCCGAGACCGCCAGTGCCGTAGGCGTAGCAGCACTTTTCCGGGTTCGGGAAGGCGTCCATCAGCACGGTCGGGCCGGGCTCGGGATGCTGGGCGACGCGATCGCGGATGCGCCTGACGCGCGCCTCGTAGAAGTCGGCGAAGGCGTTCGCCTGTTCCTCCCGGTTCAGCACCTGGCCGAGCAGGCGCATGTTGCCGGCAGTGTTGTTCAGCGCGTCGCTGTTGAAATCGACGACGACGACGGGCACGCCGCTTTGCTCGAGATAGGTGATCGCCTGCTTGCCGAGTTCGGTTTCGGCCTGCCAGTTGGCGAGGATGGCGAGGTCCGCCTTGAGCGACAGCACGGTCTCGAACGACACCGTGATGCCGTCGCCGATGATCGGCACCTCCTCGATTTTCGGGAACTTGTCCTTGAAGCGCGCGTAGATTTCCGGGTTGTCGCCCTTCATGTCATTGGCCCAGCCGGCGAGCAGGCTCACCGGATCGGGATGGATAAGCGAGAGCGCAACGAGGTTGAAGCCGCTGCCGAGCAGGATCGCCTTCGGTTCGGCCGGGATGGTGACCTCGCGGCCGAGCGCGTCCTTCACGGTCAACGGGTACTGCACGTCGGCGCGGGCGGGGAAGGCGGCCCACAGCAGAATGGAGGCGAGGAGAGTGAAGAGGCGTAGGGTCATTGTTTTCTCAGTTCCGGCAGGGCGCAGAGTTCGCCGCAGCCCGGAATGCCGGGCAGCATGTAGCGCAGGCAGCAGACCTTGCGGCGACAGTGGACGGCACCGGCCTCCAATTCGTGGCGCAGGCAGCCGTGGAAAGGGTTGCGGTTGCCATTGGCAAGCAGCGGGCAGTCGAAAAGCGGGCGTGACGGCCAATGGTCGTCGCCTTCGGACGGCGACCGATCGGTCGTGTTGAAGGCGTAGTCGATGTAGACGGCGGCGTTGTTCCAGGCAAGTTTCGGCGCGATGCCGGATTTTTCCTTGAGGAGGGCCACAGCGCGGGAAAGGTGGCAATCTACCAGCGGCGTGATGAGATCGACGAGGTCGCTGCCTTCGCTCCAGTCTCCCTCATGCGGCAGGCCGAAGGCGCGCGGCAAGCCGTCCTCGCCGATCGCGATGGTCATCTCCTCCAGGGCGATCGGCAGCGTCATCTCCGCCCGGCGCGCCACGACATAGGGGATCGTCAGCGCGGAAAAATAGTAAAGCGACCAGAAGGAGGCCGCCGCCCGCCGGTCGGCATTGCCGTGGCTTGCCGCATACCGGTCGAGCGTCTCGGCAAAGCCGTCTCCGGCCAGAAAGTCGCAAAGCGGCATGGCGCCCTCAAGGTCCGACGAGAGCATCATCTTCTCGCCGCACCAGGCATGTTCACCGGTAAAGACCGCCTTCAGGCCGTTGGGCCTGAAGGCGGTCTCGCCGTCCTGGGAGGAATGGATCGTCAAGGGCTTACCACGAATATTTCAGACTACCGATGACCGTGCGGCCCTGGTCACGATAGCAATAGCCGGCCGAGCATACGGAGTCGC encodes:
- a CDS encoding FAD-dependent oxidoreductase codes for the protein MSKPIPSKARAVIIGGGVSGCSVAYHLAKLGWTDVVLLERKQLTSGTTWHAAGLIGQLRASQNMTRLAKYSADLYTKLEAETGIGTGMRQCGSMTVALTEERKEEIYRQASLARAFDIDVREITVDEVKAMYPHLNTADVKAAVHLPLDGQCDPANIAMALAKGARQNGATVIENVKVTSVVTKDGRVTGVTCEQNGETFTIETDNVVNAAGMWGRTLADMSGVTLPLHACEHFYIVTEPIPNLQRLPVLRVPDECTYYKEDAGKMLIGAFELKAKPWGMDGISEDFCFDQLPEDFDHFQPILENAINRMPMLETAGIHTFFNGPESFTPDDRYYLGEAPELKGYWVAAGYNSIGIVSSGGAGMALAQWMNDGEAPFDLWEVDIRRAQPFQKNRAYLKDRVSETLGLLYADHFPYRQMATARGVRRSPLHEHLKARGAVFGEVAGWERANWFANEGQEREYRYSWKRQNWFENQKQEHLAVRNGVGLFDMTSFGKIRVEGRDALAFLQRLCANQMDVAPGRIVYTQMLNNHGGIESDLTVTRLSETAFFLVVPGATLQRDLAWLRKHLKDEFVVITDVTAAESVLCVMGPKARDLMQKVSPNDFSNAAHPFASARQIEIGMGLARAHRVTYVGELGWELYVSTDQTAHVFEALEEAGADVGLKLCGLHTLDSCRIEKAFRHFGHDITDEDHVLEAGLGFAVRTKKGDFIGRDAVLRKEEEGLKRRMVQFKLADPEPLLFHNEALVRDGKIVSTITSGNYGHHLGGAIGLGYVPCEGQSEADVLASSYEVEIAGVRVKAEASLAPMYDPKSERVRA
- a CDS encoding isocitrate lyase/phosphoenolpyruvate mutase family protein, which produces MTTLAERHQRFHDLHQSGCFVIPNPWDIGSARMMAASGAVALATTSAGFAFTLGRPDMGRVTRDESLKHAEDLVRATPLPVSGDFENGFADAPEDVAETIRLAADVGLSGCSIEDTQMVDGNPAYGFDLAVDRIRAAADAARSLGRPFILCARADGVMNGVYDLDEAIRRIQAFEKAGADLLYVPVPPGAEELKRVVQSVAKPVNALAAGPLRQLTVPQLAAMGVRRISLGSMIARVTHAAIAEQMEAIVKDGSFAKLSAAASGDRINQMLVTGAGETDDM
- a CDS encoding Lrp/AsnC family transcriptional regulator; translated protein: MNELDEKDKLLLAALRADARKSLVELARHTGLSRSAVHERIRRLEAKGVIAGYTVRLGIDKERPGVEALIAIGFQQGRNCDHIVPHLTGIPNVVTCWSLAGQTDLMLLVECTSNAELDTVRRQIATTPGIATVQTHVSLRTHFDRRGG
- a CDS encoding cysteine hydrolase family protein; this encodes MPTIPENAVLIPIDMQRAFDAAPWPRRWNDRLDENGLALLAAWRDARRPIIHVRHDSVEPGSTLRPEAPGNALRPGFAPQAGEPLVTKSVNAAFIGTDLDLRLRRLGADTVVLFGISTDMCVSTSVRVGANMGYRVILVEDACDCFDLPDGEGGTIPARDVHRAHVATLRHEFATVLRTADLIAAV
- a CDS encoding ABC transporter substrate-binding protein, with the translated sequence MTLRLFTLLASILLWAAFPARADVQYPLTVKDALGREVTIPAEPKAILLGSGFNLVALSLIHPDPVSLLAGWANDMKGDNPEIYARFKDKFPKIEEVPIIGDGITVSFETVLSLKADLAILANWQAETELGKQAITYLEQSGVPVVVVDFNSDALNNTAGNMRLLGQVLNREEQANAFADFYEARVRRIRDRVAQHPEPGPTVLMDAFPNPEKCCYAYGTGGLGAFIAITGSRNIAESLPAQGGIVSAEFIVAADPDAYIATASPGGTYSSFSIGPGVDPNEARETLARAVASPFLANLKAVKEQRVYGLWNFFNAVPLNILAAEAFAHWLRPDIFADIDPDQTLKEINERFAAVPFDGAYWISLKSK
- the fhuF gene encoding siderophore-iron reductase FhuF, with amino-acid sequence MMLSSDLEGAMPLCDFLAGDGFAETLDRYAASHGNADRRAAASFWSLYYFSALTIPYVVARRAEMTLPIALEEMTIAIGEDGLPRAFGLPHEGDWSEGSDLVDLITPLVDCHLSRAVALLKEKSGIAPKLAWNNAAVYIDYAFNTTDRSPSEGDDHWPSRPLFDCPLLANGNRNPFHGCLRHELEAGAVHCRRKVCCLRYMLPGIPGCGELCALPELRKQ